A stretch of DNA from Acidovorax carolinensis:
AGCGACAAGCCCACCTATGTCTCTCTGCTTGGGCTGGCGCCGGCGCAAGCCCACGCGCAAGAGCTGCTGGCGCAGGCACAGGCCGCACTGGCGGCATCGGGCCTGGCCGACACGCGTGCGCTGGCGGCACTGGCCGACATGGTGGTGAACCGGTCCTATTGACGAAGCCCCGTTCTGGTCCGATACCGATGCATTGAATGTCAAACTGGCCTCTGGCGCTTGTGTATGAAGCGCCATAAGCTATCAAAATAATAGTAAATGTCCACGACATCCTTCTCCCTGCTGCAGACCATCAACGACCCTGCGGATCTGCGCCACTTGTCGCGCGCCGATCTCAAGCAACTGGCCACCGAACTGCGCGCGTTCGTGATCCAGAGCGTGTCCCAGACGGGGGGGCACCTGAGCTCCAACCTGGGCACCGTGGAGCTCACCGTGGCGCTGCACCATGTGTTCCACACGCCCGAAGACCGGCTGGTGTGGGACGTGGGCCACCAGACCTACCCGCACAAGATACTGACCGGCCGGCGCGACCGCATGCACACGCTGCGCCAGCTCGGCGGCATTTCGGGTTTTCCGCAGCGAGCGGAAAGCGTTTACGACACCTTTGGCACGGCGCATTCGAGCACCAGCATCTCGGCCGCCCTGGGCATGGCGCTGGCCGCGCAGCGCAAGGGTGAAAACCGGCATGCCGTGGCGATCATCGGCGACGGCGCCATGACGGCCGGCATGGCCTTCGAGGCCTTGAACAACGCCGGTGTGGCCGATGCCAACCTGCTCGTCATCCTCAACGACAACGACATGAGCATCAGCCCGCCCGTGGGCGCGCTCAACCGTTACCTGGCCCAGCTCATGAGCGGGCAGTTCTACGCGGCCGCCAAGAATGTGGGCAAGAGCGTGCTCAAGAACGCCCCGCCGCTGCTCGAGCTGGCCAAGCGGCTGGAGCAACAGGCCAAGGGCATGGTGGTGCCGGCCACGCTGTTCGAGAAATTCGGTTTCAACTACATCGGGCCCATCGACGGGCACGACCTCGATTCGCTCATCCCCACCCTGGAAAACATCAAGGGTCTCAAAGGCCCGCAGTTCCTGCATGTGGTCACCAAAAAAGGCCAGGGCTACAAGCTGGCCGAGGCCGATCCCGTGGCCTACCACGGACCCGGCAAGTTCGACCCGGCCGTGGGCCTGGTCAAAAGCACCGCCGCGCCCAAGCAGACCTTCACGCAGGTGTTTGGCGAGTGGCTGTGCGACATGGCGGCGCAGGACGGCCGGCTGGTGGGCATCACCCCGGCCATGCGCGAAGGCTCGGGCATGGTCGAGTTTGAAAAGCGCTTTCCCGACCGCTACTACGATGTGGGCATTGCCGAGCAGCATGCCATCACCTTCGCGGCGGGCATGGCCTGCGAGGGCGTCAAACCCGTGGTGGCGATCTACTCCACCTTTTTGCAGCGCGGCTACGACCAGATGATCCACGACGTGGCGCTGCAGAACCTGCCCGTGGTGTTTGCGCTGGACCGCGCTGGCCTGGTGGGGGCCGACGGCGCCACCCATGCGGGCGCCTACGACATCCCCTTTGTGCGCTGCATTCCCAACATGAGCATGGCTTGCCCGGCCGACGAGCGCGAATGCCGCCAGCTGCTGAGCACTGCGTTCGCGCAGGATCATCCCGTTGCCGTGCGCTACCCGCGCGGTGCCGGTGCTGGCGTGGCACCCCTGCGCGGGCTGGAAGGCCTGCCGTTCGGCAAGGGCGAAATCCGCCGCGAGCGCAAGGCAGGCGGGGCCGATGCAGGGGCTCCGCGCATTGCGATTCTGGCCTTTGGCACCTTGCTGTATCCGGCGCTGCAGGCGGCAGAGGCCCTGGATGCCACGGTGGTGAACATGCGCTGGGCCAAGCCGCTTGACCAGGCGCTGCTGCTCGAAGTGGCAGCGCGCCACGATGCGCTCGTAACGCTGGAAGAGGGCGCCATCATGGGCGGCGCGGGCAGCGCCGTGCTGGAGGCGCTGGCCGCCGCCAAGGTGGTGTTGCCCGTGCTGCAGCTGGGGCTGCCCGATGTGTTCATCGAGCATGGTGATCCGGCCAAACTGCTCGCGCTGCAAGGGCTGGACGCCACCGGCATCGAAAACGCCATTCGCGGGCATTTCAGCCTGGGCTGACCAGCGGGGCGTGGCGAGGCACCGTCAATGGATTCAAGCCCCATGAATCGTCGTTCAGCCCTGCGGAATGCGGGCATTGCCTCTGTGCTGGCGACGGGCCTGGCCCCTGCTGTGCATGCCCAGGCTGCAGTGCGGTGGCGCCTGGCTTCCAGTTTCCCCAAATCGCTGGACACCATTTACGGTGGCGCCGAGGTTTTTTCCAAAGCCGTCAACGCCCTGTCAGCGGGCCGGTTTGAGGTCGTGGTGCATGCCGCGGGAGCGCTGGTTCCGGCGTTCGATGTGCTCGATGCGGTGCAAAGCGGCACGGTGGAAATGGCCCACACGGCACCCTATTACTTCTATGGCCGCAACCAGGCGTTCGCGCTGGGGTCGGCCATCCCGTTCGGGTTCAATGCGCGGCAAATGAATGCCTGGATGCTGCACGGCAATGGGCGGCGGCTGATGGACGACTTTTATGCGGGCTACAACCTGCTCAGCTTTGCGGGGGGCAATACCGGTACGCAGATGGGGGGCTGGTACCTCAAGGAGATCCGGGGTGTCTCGGACTTCAAGGGCATGCGGATGCGCCTGGGAGGTGGGCTGGTGGGCGATGTGATGACCCGGATGGGCGCTGTTGCGCTGGATATGCCGGGTGGCGAAATTTACCAGGCCCTGCACCAGCGCAGCATTGATGCTGCGGAATGGGTCGGGCCCTACGACGACCAGAAACTGGGGTTCAACAAGGTTGCGCCGTACTACTACTACCCGGGCTGGTGGGAGGGTGGGCTGGAGCTGGATTTCTTCATCAATCGCAAGGCCTTTGCGGCGCTGCCGGCCGATTTGAAAGCCATTGTCAACGCGGCCGCTTCATTGGCCCATGCCGACATGCTGGCCAAATACGATGCATTGAACCCCAATGCACTCAAGCAATTGGTCATGGCCAGAACCAAGGTGCTGCCGTTTCCATTGCCTGTGCTGGACGCGGCGTTTCGGGCGGCGATGGAGGTGTTTGCGCAGAACGATACCCGCAGTCCCGAGTGGAAGAGAATCTACGCAGACATGCGCAACTTTCAGCGCGATCAGATCTTCTGGTTTCGCTTTGCCGAGGCGCGCTTTGACAGCTTCATGTCGGCGCAGCGGATCTGACCGTCCCGAGCGCCGCGGCAAGCCCGCGATGCTTGCAAAAGGCTGAAGCCTTGTGCCGCTTGCAGGCCCTGCGGGGGAAAACCCGCAAGAGGTGGGGTGGGCATGTTCTTACAATCGATTTGGGCTCGTTAAACCCTCGGCTTGCAATGCAACCCATATGCTTGTCGAGTTCTGCAAACAATACTTCGGAGAGAACCTCATGGATCGTCGCTCACTTATCAAGCACGCGGGCATTGCCGGTGTGCTGGCCGCTGGCGTTGCGCCTGCTGTACACGCCCAGGCCGCAGTCCGTTGGCGACTTGCTTCCAGCTTCCCCAAGTCGCTGGACACCATTTTCGGCAGCGCTGAATTGCTGTCCAAGAACGTCAAGGCCATGTCGGGCGGCAAGTTCGAGATTTCCGTGCACCCCGCGGGCGAGCTGATGCCCGCTTTCGGTGTGGTTGATGCGCTGCAATCGGACACCATCGACATGGCGCAGTCTGCGGCCTACTACTTCACCGGCAAGGATCCCGTCTTTGCGTTCAGCTGCGCAGTGCCTTTCGGCCTGACGGCGCGCCAGAGCACGTCCTGGAAAAAATACGGCAATGGCGGCAAGCTGCTGGATGCCTTCTTTGAGAAGTACAACTTCCACACCGCCAGCGCCGGCAACACCGGCACGCAGATGGGCGGCTGGTATCGCAAGGAAATCAAGACCGCTGCCGACCTCAAGGGCCTGAAAATGCGCATGGGTGGCGGCGTGTTCGGCGAGGCCATGGCCAAGCTGGGCGTGGTCTCGCAGAACATGCCGGCCGGCGATGTGTACCAGGCGCTTGAAAAAGGCACCCTGGATGCCGCCGAGTTCGTTGGCCCATACGACGATGCCAAGCTGGGCTTCAACAAGGTTGCTCCCTTCTACTACTACCCCGGCTGGTGGGAAGGCGGCGCTGACCTGGAATTCTTTGTCAACAACAAGAAATTCGCCGCGCTGTCCGAAGAAAACAAGGCCATCCTGAAGGCCGCCATGACGGCGTCTGCCACCGACATGACTGCCAAGTACGACGCCTACAACCCGATCGCATTGAAGAAGTTGGTGGCTGAAAAGACCAAGCTCACGGCCTTCCCCAAGGCCGTCATCGACGCCGGCTTCAAGGCCTGCATGGAGGTGTACGCAGAGCACACCGCCAAGTCGCCCGAGTTCAAGAAGATCTACGAAGACATGCGCACCTTCCAGCGCGACCAGATCTTGTGGAACCGCTTCTCCGAGTTCCCTTACAACCAGTACATGAACGGCGTCAAGATCTGACGACCCGTTGATGCATACGGCCCGCAAGGGCTGTCAAATCTCTCCCAGGCCGCGCATGTCGCGGCCTTTTTCATGGGTGCGCCAACTCTGGCTGCAGCAAAGAAAAAGGCCCTCAAAGGGCCTTTCTCAATGGCGGTGGACGACGGCGGGTAGCGGTCGTCCTGACGGGTCAGTTCGTGGGCTTCTTCAATGCGTCTTCCATCGCCTTCAGCGGGTCATCGGCAGGCGCTGGCTCGGCTTGCGGCGCTGGCTCAGGACTGGGCATCGATGCGTCCGGGCCTGGCGCAGGTTCCTCCGGGGTTGCGGACGGTTCTGCGCCATAGGATTCGCCTTCGGCAGGACTACCCAGAGAGCCGCGCATCTGGTCGCCGATGCTTTCCATGTTGTATTCCACCTTGGCGTCCAGCGCACCCGTGACGATGCCGGGGAATGCAATCAGGAGACCCACCATGGTCAGCTGGATCAGCAGGAAGGGAATGGCGCCACGGTAAATCTGCATCGTGGTGACGGGCTCCATGGTCTTGCGCGTGACGCGGTCGATGTAGGGCTTTTCGGGCGCCACCGAGCGCAGGAAGAACAGTGCAAAGCCAAACGGCGGGTGCATGAACGAGGTC
This window harbors:
- a CDS encoding TRAP transporter substrate-binding protein, which produces MDRRSLIKHAGIAGVLAAGVAPAVHAQAAVRWRLASSFPKSLDTIFGSAELLSKNVKAMSGGKFEISVHPAGELMPAFGVVDALQSDTIDMAQSAAYYFTGKDPVFAFSCAVPFGLTARQSTSWKKYGNGGKLLDAFFEKYNFHTASAGNTGTQMGGWYRKEIKTAADLKGLKMRMGGGVFGEAMAKLGVVSQNMPAGDVYQALEKGTLDAAEFVGPYDDAKLGFNKVAPFYYYPGWWEGGADLEFFVNNKKFAALSEENKAILKAAMTASATDMTAKYDAYNPIALKKLVAEKTKLTAFPKAVIDAGFKACMEVYAEHTAKSPEFKKIYEDMRTFQRDQILWNRFSEFPYNQYMNGVKI
- the dxs gene encoding 1-deoxy-D-xylulose-5-phosphate synthase — its product is MSTTSFSLLQTINDPADLRHLSRADLKQLATELRAFVIQSVSQTGGHLSSNLGTVELTVALHHVFHTPEDRLVWDVGHQTYPHKILTGRRDRMHTLRQLGGISGFPQRAESVYDTFGTAHSSTSISAALGMALAAQRKGENRHAVAIIGDGAMTAGMAFEALNNAGVADANLLVILNDNDMSISPPVGALNRYLAQLMSGQFYAAAKNVGKSVLKNAPPLLELAKRLEQQAKGMVVPATLFEKFGFNYIGPIDGHDLDSLIPTLENIKGLKGPQFLHVVTKKGQGYKLAEADPVAYHGPGKFDPAVGLVKSTAAPKQTFTQVFGEWLCDMAAQDGRLVGITPAMREGSGMVEFEKRFPDRYYDVGIAEQHAITFAAGMACEGVKPVVAIYSTFLQRGYDQMIHDVALQNLPVVFALDRAGLVGADGATHAGAYDIPFVRCIPNMSMACPADERECRQLLSTAFAQDHPVAVRYPRGAGAGVAPLRGLEGLPFGKGEIRRERKAGGADAGAPRIAILAFGTLLYPALQAAEALDATVVNMRWAKPLDQALLLEVAARHDALVTLEEGAIMGGAGSAVLEALAAAKVVLPVLQLGLPDVFIEHGDPAKLLALQGLDATGIENAIRGHFSLG
- a CDS encoding TRAP transporter substrate-binding protein codes for the protein MNRRSALRNAGIASVLATGLAPAVHAQAAVRWRLASSFPKSLDTIYGGAEVFSKAVNALSAGRFEVVVHAAGALVPAFDVLDAVQSGTVEMAHTAPYYFYGRNQAFALGSAIPFGFNARQMNAWMLHGNGRRLMDDFYAGYNLLSFAGGNTGTQMGGWYLKEIRGVSDFKGMRMRLGGGLVGDVMTRMGAVALDMPGGEIYQALHQRSIDAAEWVGPYDDQKLGFNKVAPYYYYPGWWEGGLELDFFINRKAFAALPADLKAIVNAAASLAHADMLAKYDALNPNALKQLVMARTKVLPFPLPVLDAAFRAAMEVFAQNDTRSPEWKRIYADMRNFQRDQIFWFRFAEARFDSFMSAQRI